One window of Phoenix dactylifera cultivar Barhee BC4 chromosome 5, palm_55x_up_171113_PBpolish2nd_filt_p, whole genome shotgun sequence genomic DNA carries:
- the LOC103702762 gene encoding LOW QUALITY PROTEIN: endoribonuclease Dicer homolog 1 (The sequence of the model RefSeq protein was modified relative to this genomic sequence to represent the inferred CDS: inserted 1 base in 1 codon), which yields MGGEPTLPGPAGAGNAPANGGGDPASYWFDACEDDSLAGIVFSDFDPSMLPSFDQMGGEDGFLGEIDRILESVNGDPSAPLPAETKAGQKEDSVAAAAPEGGGGLPAPVENGSKSSRSEERVGVGEEKKGVDGGAPKRDGGVLNGDWRYGKRARFGDRMMERGRYRDPVCRRRPRDWEDGDRRRREGDWSRKRERDGSERRDSRDRDWRERDSRGYWERDKSGKVVFRVGPWEAELNREAKKAKQDGLEEARRSPEKRQEENKEKPAEELARQYQLDVLEQAKXKNTIAFLETGAGKTLIAVLLIKSVYTEMLKENKRMLAIFLVPKVPLVYQQAEVIRERTGYRVGHYCGEMGQDFWDARRWQREFESKQVLVMTAQILLNILRHSIIKMEAIHLLILDECHHAVKKHPYSLVMSEFYHTTPKGKRPAVFGMTASPVNLKGVSSQEDCAIKIRNLESKLDSIVCTVKDRRELEKHVPMPLEIVVQYDKAATLWSLHEQIKQMEVAVEEAAHSSSRRSKWQFMGARDAGSKEELRLVYGVSERTESDGAANLIQKLRAINYALGELGQWCAYKVAYSFLTALQNDERANYQLDIKFQESYLKKVVALLQCQLNEGAATNSDTKSVDVHNNDAQSIDEIEEGELPNSHAVSGGEHVDVIIGAAVADGKVTPKVQALIKILLKYQHTEDFRAIIFVERVVAALVLPKVFTELPSLGFIKCASLIGHNNNQEMRSCQMQDTIAKFRDGRVTLLVATSVAEEGLDIRQCNVVIRFDLAKTVLAYIQSRGRARKPGSDYILMLERGNVSHETFLRNARNSEETLRKEAIERTDLSHLKGTPRLATVDTSLGSMYQVESTGAVVSLNSAVGLIHFYCSQLPSDRYSILRPEFIMERHERPGGSTEYSCKLQLPCNAPFEKLEGPICSSMRLAQQAVCLAACKKLHEMGAFTDMLLPDKGSGDEGEKVEQNDEGDPLPGTARHREFYPEGVSDILRGEWILSGRDGCQNSETFQLYMYAVKCVNVGISKDPFLTQVSDFAVLFGNELDAEVLSTTMDLFVARTMITKASLVFQGPIRITETQLVLVKSFHVRLMSIVLDVDVDPSTTPWDPAKAYLFVPVMAEKFPDPVKEIDWDMVENIVGTDAWKNPLQRARPDVYLGTNERTLGGDRREYGFGKLRHGMAYGQKAHPTYGIRGAVAQFDVVKASGLVPHRDTMVCMEDVYWSQGKLVMADSCIDIKDLVGKIVTAAHSGKRFYVDSVQDDMNAENSFPRKEGYLGPLEYSSYADYYRQKYGVELIHKKQPLIRGRGVSYCKNLLSPRFEHSEAREGESEENLDKTYYVFLPPELCLLHPLPGTLVRGAQRLPSIMRRVESMLLAVQLKDVINYPVPAARILEALTAASCQETFCYERAELLGDAYLKWVVSRFLFLKYPQKHEGQLTRMRQQMVSNMVLYQYALNKRLQFYIQADRFAPSRWAAPGVLPVFDEDIKESESSIFGEECPAAETEPQKDFYDDDYEENIREDGEIEGDSSCYRVLSSKTLADVVEALIGVYYVEGGKNAANHLMRWIGIQVEFDPQELPCPKPHNIPESIMRSVDFDALEAALIIKFKDRGLLVEAITHASRPSSGVSCYQRLEFVGDAVLDHLITRHLFFTYTDLPPGRLTDLRAAAVNNENFARVAVKHKLHVHLRHGSSALEAQIRDFVKDVQDELSKPGFNSFGLGDCKAPKVLGDIVESIAGAIFLDNGLDTSIVWRVFQPLLHPMVTPETLPMHPVRELQERCQQQAEGLEYKATRTGNVATVEVFIDGVQMGVAQNPQKKMAQKLAARNALVILKEKEKENASKKDTEKSGEKKNGVQIFTRQTLNDICLRRQWPMPQYRCVYEGGPAHAKRFVYAVRVNTSDRGWTDECIGEPMPNVKKAKDSAAVLLLELLNRCYPDSK from the exons ATGGGGGGCGAGCCCACATTGCCCGGGCCGGCGGGCGCTGGGAACGCCCCGGCCAACGGCGGCGGCGATCCGGCATCCTACTGGTTCGATGCCTGCGAGGACGACAGCCTCGCCGGCATCGTCTTCTCCGACTTCGACCCTTCGATGCTGCCATCCTTCGATCAGATGGGGGGCGAGGATGGTTTCCTTGGAGAGATAGATCGGATTCTCGAGAGCGTTAATGGCGATCCGAGTGCTCCGTTGCCTGCCGAGACGAAAGCGGGCCAGAAGGAGGACTCAgttgccgccgccgcccccgaaGGCGGCGGGGGACTGCCGGCGCCGGTGGAGAACGGGTCCAAGAGCAGTAGGAGTGAGGAGCGAGTCGGAgtgggggaggagaagaagggtgTGGATGGCGGGGCGCCGAAGAGAGATGGTGGTGTGCTGAATGGCGATTGGAGGTACGGCAAGAGAGCCCGTTTCGGCGATCGGATGATGGAGAGGGGACGGTACAGGGATCCCGTGTGTCGGCGGCGGCCTCGTGATTGGGAGGATGGTGatcggaggaggagagagggggacTGGAGTAGGAAGAGGGAGCGGGACGGCTCGGAAAGGAGGGATAGCAGAGATAGGGATTGGAGGGAGAGGGACAGCAGAGGGTATTGGGAGAGGGATAAATCGGGGAAGGTGGTGTTCCGGGTGGGGCCATGGGAGGCGGAGCTGAACCGAGAGGCGAAGAAGGCCAAGCAGGATGGATTGGAGGAGGCGAGGCGGAGCCCTGAGAAGAGACAGGAAGAGAACAAGGAGAAGCCCGCGGAGGAGCTGGCAAGGCAGTACCAGCTTGATGTCCTGGAGCAAGCCA AGAAGAACACGATAGCTTTTTTGGAAACCGGGGCTGGGAAGACACTGATCGCAGTACTCCTCATCAAGAGCGTCTACACCGAAATGCTCAAAGAGAACAAAAGAATGCTGGCAATTTTCTTGGTGCCAAAGGTTCCCCTTGTTTACCAG CAAGCAGAAGTTATTCGAGAGAGGACCGGGTATAGAGTTGGGCATTATTGTGGTGAGATGGGCCAAGATTTCTGGGATGCCCGGAGGTGGCAGCGTGAATTTGAATCCAAACAG GTGCTGGTTATGACAGCTcaaattttgttgaacattctCAGGCACAGCATAATTAAGATGGAAGCTATTCATCTTCTAATTTTGGATGAGTGCCATCATGCTGTAAAGAAACACCCATATTCTTTAGTCATGTCAGAATTTTATCATACTACTCCGAAGGGTAAAAGGCCGGCTGTCTTTGGTATGACAGCTTCTCCTGTCAACTTAAAGG GTGTTTCTAGTCAGGAGGACTGTGCTATCAAGATTCGGAATCTTGAAAGCAAATTAGATTCCATCGTCTGTACGGTAAAAGATCGAAGGGAGCTGGAGAAGCATGTCCCAATGCCCTTGGAAATAGTTGTGCAGTATGATAAAGCAGCTACCTTGTGGTCCCttcatgagcaaataaaacaaatggAAGTAGCAGTTGAAGAAGCTGCACATTCCAGTTCTCGGAGAAGCAAGTGGCAATTTATGGGAGCCAGAGATGCTGGATCAAAAGAAGAATTGCGCCTGGTTTATGGTGTTTCGGAAAGAACAGAGAGTGATGGTGCTGCCAATTTAATTCAGAAGTTGAGGGCTATAAATTATGCTTTAGGTGAACTGGGACAATGGTGCGCATATAAG GTTGCATATTCCTTTTTGACAGCCTTGCAGAATGATGAAAGGGCGAACTACCAGCTTGATATCAAGTTTCAAGAATCATATCTTAAGAAGGTTGTTGCTTTATTGCAATGCCAGTTAAATGAGGGAGCTGCCACCAACAGCGATACAAAAAGTGTAGATGTACATAATAATGATGCTCAAAGCATAGATGAGATTGAGGAGGGAGAGTTGCCAAACAGTCATG CTGTCTCTGGTGGTGAGCATGTAGATGTTATAATAGGAGCTGCTGTCGCAGATGGGAAAGTTACTCCTAAAGTGCAGGCATTGATTAAAATACTTCTGAAGTACCAACACACAGAGGATTTCCGTGCAATCATTTTTGTGGAGCGAGTTGTTGCTGCATTGGTTCTTCCCAag GTCTTCACGGAGCTTCCATCTCTCGGTTTTATCAAGTGTGCGAGCTTGATTGGACACAACAATAACCAGGAAATGCGTTCATGCCAAATGCAGGACACAATTGCAAAATTTCGTGATGGCCGA GTCACTTTATTAGTAGCTACAAGTGTTGCTGAGGAAGGACTTGATATTCGACAGTGCAATGTTGTCATTcgctttgaccttgcaaaaactGTTTTAGCCTATATCCAGTCTAGAGGTCGTGCAAGGAAGCCTGGATCTGACTACATATTGATGCTTGAGAG GGGGAATGTGTCACATGAAACATTTTTGAGGAATGCTCGCAATAGTGAAGAAACGTTGAGAAAAGAAGCTATAGAACGAACTGATCTTAGTCATCTTAAGGGTACTCCAAGGCTAGCTACAGTCGATACATCACTGGGTTCCATGTACCAGGTGGAATCAACTGGTGCTGTTGTCAGCTTAAATTCTGCTGTTGGACTCATCCATTTTTACTGTTCCCAACTACCAAGCGACAG ATATTCAATACTTCGTCCGGAGTTTATCATGGAACGACATGAGAGGCCAGGTGGCTCGACTGAGTATTCCTGCAAGCTTCAGCTTCCTTGCAATGCTCCATTTGAAAAGCTTGAAGGTCCCATATGCAGTTCAATGCGCCTTGCACAACAG GCTGTTTGTTTGGCTGCGTGTAAGAAATTACATGAGATGGGGGCCTTCACTGACATGCTTTTGCCAGACAAGGGAAGCGGGGATGAAGGTGAAAAAGTTGAACAGAATGACGAGGGAGATCCTCTTCCTGGAACAGCACGACATAGAGAGTTCTATCCTGAAGGTGTATCAGACATTCTCAGg GGGGAATGGATTTTGTCTGGGAGAGATGGTTGCCAGAACTCCGAAACGTTTCAGTTGTATATGTATGCTGTTAAATGTGTTAATGTTGGGATTTCCAAGGACCCATTCCTAACACAAGTTTCAGACTTTGCAGTACTTTTTGGCAATGAGCTGGATGCAGAG GTTTTATCGACGACGATGGATCTCTTTGTTGCTAGAACAATGATAACAAAGGCATCTCTCGTTTTCCAGGGACCCATAAGGATTACAGAAACTCAG CTGGTTTTAGTGAAGAGCTTTCATGTCAGACTTATGAGTATTGTGCTTGATGTTGATGTTGATCCCTCAACTACTCCATGGGATCCTGCAAAAGCATATCTCTTTGTCCCTGTGATGGCTGAGAAGTTTCCTGATCCTGTCAAAGAGATTGACTGGGATATGGTTGAGAACATAGTAGGTACTGATGCGTGGAAAAATCCTCTTCAGAGGGCAAGGCCAGACGTATATCTTGGTACTAATGAGCGAACACTCGGCGGGGACCGAAGGGAGTATGGATTTGGAAAATTACGTCATGGCATGGCTTATGGTCAGAAAGCCCACCCTACATATGGAATCAGAGGGGCTGTGGCGCAATTTGATGTTGTGAAAGCCTCTGGATTGGTTCCTCATCGAGATACTATGGTGTGCATGGAGGATGTTTATTGGAGCCAAGGGAAATTGGTTATGGCAGATTCTTGTATTGACATTAAGGATCTTGTTGGGAAGATCGTAACTGCTGCACACTCAGGAAAAAGGTTCTATGTGGATTCTGTGCAGGATGATATGAATGCAGAGAATTCATTCCCAAGGAAGGAGGGCTATCTAGGACCTTTAGAGTACAGCTCATATGCTGATTACTACAGGCAAAA GTATGGAGTTGAGTTGATTCATAAGAAACAACCTCTTATACGTGGACGTGGTGTTTCATATTGCAAGAATCTCCTTTCCCCTAGATTTGAACATTCTGAAG CACGGGAAGGTGAATCTGAAGAGAATCTAGACAAAACATACTATGTATTTTTGCCTCCTGAACTCTGCCTCCTTCATCCACTTCCTGGAACCCTCGTTCGTGGTGCTCAGAGGTTGCCTTCAATAATGAGAAGGGTGGAGAGCATGCTGCTTGCTGTTCAGCTCAAGGATGTGATCAATTATCCTGTTCCTGCTGCCAGG ATTTTGGAAGCCTTGACTGCTGCTTCATGTCAGGAGACCTTCTGCTATGAAAGAGCGGAGCTGTTGGGTGATGCATACCTGAAATGGGTTGTTAGTAGATTTCTTTTCCTTAAATATCCTCAAAAGCATGAGGGTCAGCTTACCAGGATGAGGCAACAGATGGTGAGTAACATGGTGCTATACCAATATGCACTAAATAAACGACTTCAGTTCTATATCCAAGCCGATCGCTTTGCTCCGTCCAGATGGGCTGCTCCTGGAGTTCTTCCTGTCTTTGATGAAGATATAAAGGAATCAGAATCCTCCATATTTGGTGAGGAATGTCCTGCTGCAGAGACTGAGCCGCAAAAGGATTTCTATGATGATGATTATGAAGAGAACATACGGGAAGATGGTGAGATTGAGGGTGATTCCAGCTGCTATAGGGTTCTCTCTAGCAAAACCCTAGCAGATGTTGTTGAAGCGCTGATTGGGGTGTATTATGTTGAAGGTGGGAAGAATGCTGCAAACCACCTAATGAGATGGATTGGGATTCAGGTGGAGTTCGACCCTCAAGAGCTTCCATGTCCAAAGCCGCACAACATACCAGAAAGCATAATGAGGAGTGTTGACTTTGATGCATTAGAAGCTGCACTAATTATCAAGTTTAAAGATAGAGGCCTGTTGGTGGAAGCCATTACACATGCTTCGAGGCCTTCATCTGGTGTTTCTTGTTATCAGCGACTTGAATTTGTTGGAGATGCTGTATTGGATCATCTGATCACAAGGCACCTGTTCTTCACATACACCGACTTGCCTCCTGGACGCCTGACCGACTTGCGAGCTGCTGCTGTGAATAATGAGAACTTTGCTCGTGTTGCAGTCAAGCACAAGTTGCATGTGCACCTTCGTCATGGATCAAGTGCCCTAGAGGCACAG ATACGGGACTTTGTGAAGGATGTTCAAGATGAACTGTCAAAACCAGGCTTCAACTCATTTGGCCTTGGAGACTGCAAGGCTCCCAAAGTTCTTGGAGACATTGTTGAATCCATTGCAGGTGCTATTTTTCTTGACAACGGACTAGACACTTCAATAGTCTGGAGG GTCTTCCAACCACTGCTACATCCAATGGTCACCCCGGAAACTCTACCAATGCATCCAGTGAGGGAACTCCAAGAGCGTTGTCAGCAACAGGCAGAGGGCTTAGAATACAAAGCAACACGTACAGGCAATGTAGCTACAGTCGAAGTCTTCATCGATGGGGTTCAGATGGGAGTAGCTCAGAACCCACAAAAGAAGATGGCACAAAAATTGGCTGCAAGAAATGCACTTGTGATcttgaaggaaaaggaaaaggagaatGCATCAAAGAAGGATACAGAGAAAAGTGGAGAAAAGAAGAATGGTGTTCAGATCTTCACAAGGCAAACACTTAATGACATCTGCTTAAGAAGGCAGTGGCCAATGCCCCAATATCGATGTGTTTATGAAGGTGGCCCTGCCCATGCTAAAAGGTTTGTCTATGCAGTCCGTGTAAATACATCCGATCGTGGCTGGACTGATGAGTGCATTGGGGAGCCTATGCCAAATGTGAAGAAGGCAAAGGACTCTGCTGCTGTTCTCCTCCTTGAGCTTCTCAACCGATGTTATCCTGATAGTaaataa